In Hahella sp. KA22, one genomic interval encodes:
- a CDS encoding DNA polymerase II — protein sequence MSAPLRGFLLTRQWDDLIPEPDKARGGLTKSLALQFWILTDRGPARLTVSDQYAVCFLESSAMPVARRILTNLLGDSSGERPPWYEKELELKDFGGRPVHGVYLREQRNLYRVRDLLTQAGLTPMEADIHPTDRFLMERFVTGSMAVHGETVEKDGVLEFHNPRIKPAPYTPYFKVLSLDIETSMDGAQLYSIGLVATSYGADVGAGAVQRRVFMVGESAPEGPDYLIYCADETQVFQRFIAWFDDFDPDILIGWNVINFDLRFLQKKADDLNLSFHPGRGGTPMDWRQSRSDDQHFTLCIPGRVVLDGIDTLKSATYNFESFSLEYVAQHLLGRGKLIHDPDNRGDEITHLFLHDKPKLAAYNLEDCQLVWEVFQHALLIEFAVERAQLTGLALDRFGGSVASFDNRYLPRLHRAGYVAPMLPQNPVGVGSPGGYVMDSIPGLYRNVLVLDFKSLYPSIIRTFKIDPLARIKGIEIERGQDVLREDLWDQQETVKADRKQLVPGFNGAVFSKEHNILPDIIGELWAARDEAKRHKNAAMSQAIKILMNSFYGVLGTPGCRFFDHRLPSSITLRGHRILYRTKELIEQQGHQVIYGDTDSVFVWLKEYKQSAAAEIDSVGKQLAATLNQWWRDYLTQEYGIESFLEIQFETHFLRFVMPTIRGSEKGSKKRYAGLAARGEGEPEMVFKGLETVRTDWTPLARTFQKELYRRIFHNEPYEEYVRDLVSDIRAGKKDDQLYYRKRLRRRLDEYQRNVPPHVQAARTADRIREEQGLAPRYQRGGWIEYVVTVNGPEPLEYRRSALDYDLYVERQIEPIADGILRFMNASFQDIAGGQIGLF from the coding sequence ATGTCCGCGCCGCTGAGAGGGTTTCTGCTGACCCGACAATGGGATGATCTCATTCCCGAGCCGGACAAGGCTCGGGGCGGACTCACCAAATCCTTGGCGCTGCAATTCTGGATACTGACGGATCGTGGTCCGGCGCGACTGACCGTCAGTGACCAATACGCGGTGTGTTTTCTTGAGAGTTCGGCGATGCCCGTGGCGCGCCGCATTCTGACCAACCTCCTCGGCGACAGCAGCGGCGAGCGCCCTCCCTGGTATGAAAAAGAGCTTGAGCTGAAGGATTTTGGCGGGCGGCCGGTGCATGGGGTGTATCTGCGCGAGCAACGCAACCTCTATCGCGTGCGCGACCTGCTGACGCAGGCGGGCCTCACGCCCATGGAGGCGGATATTCATCCTACAGACCGTTTCCTGATGGAGCGCTTTGTCACTGGCTCAATGGCTGTTCATGGCGAGACGGTGGAAAAGGACGGGGTGCTGGAGTTCCACAATCCACGTATCAAACCGGCGCCCTATACGCCTTATTTCAAGGTATTGTCACTGGATATTGAGACGTCCATGGATGGGGCGCAGTTATATTCTATTGGTCTGGTGGCGACTTCTTATGGCGCGGATGTCGGCGCAGGCGCTGTGCAGCGGCGCGTGTTTATGGTGGGAGAGTCAGCGCCGGAAGGGCCGGATTACCTCATTTATTGCGCAGATGAAACGCAGGTGTTTCAGCGCTTTATTGCGTGGTTTGACGACTTTGACCCCGATATTCTGATTGGCTGGAATGTCATTAATTTCGATCTGCGCTTTCTGCAAAAGAAAGCGGATGATCTGAACCTGTCCTTCCATCCGGGACGGGGCGGGACGCCCATGGACTGGCGCCAGTCGCGCAGCGACGACCAGCATTTCACTTTATGCATTCCTGGCCGTGTGGTGCTGGATGGTATCGATACGCTCAAATCCGCCACCTACAACTTTGAAAGTTTTTCTCTGGAGTATGTCGCCCAGCATTTGCTGGGGCGAGGCAAACTGATCCATGACCCGGATAACCGGGGCGATGAGATCACGCATTTGTTTCTTCACGATAAGCCCAAACTGGCCGCTTACAACCTGGAAGATTGCCAATTGGTGTGGGAGGTGTTTCAGCACGCCCTGCTGATTGAATTCGCCGTAGAGCGGGCGCAATTGACTGGGTTGGCGTTGGACCGTTTCGGCGGCTCGGTCGCCTCTTTTGATAACCGCTACTTGCCGCGTTTACATCGCGCGGGATACGTGGCGCCGATGTTGCCGCAGAACCCGGTAGGCGTGGGCAGTCCCGGCGGTTATGTGATGGATTCGATACCGGGGTTGTACCGCAATGTGCTGGTGCTGGATTTTAAAAGCCTGTACCCCAGTATTATCCGCACCTTCAAAATTGATCCGCTGGCGCGCATCAAAGGCATTGAAATTGAACGCGGGCAGGACGTGCTGCGTGAAGATCTTTGGGACCAGCAGGAAACGGTAAAAGCGGACCGCAAGCAACTGGTTCCCGGATTTAACGGCGCGGTTTTTTCCAAAGAGCATAATATCCTGCCAGATATTATCGGTGAGCTTTGGGCGGCGCGGGATGAGGCGAAACGCCACAAAAACGCGGCGATGTCGCAAGCGATCAAAATTCTGATGAACTCATTCTACGGCGTGCTGGGCACGCCGGGATGCCGCTTCTTCGATCATCGCTTGCCCAGCTCCATCACATTACGTGGACACCGAATTCTGTACCGTACCAAGGAGCTGATCGAACAACAGGGGCATCAGGTCATCTATGGCGATACTGACTCGGTGTTTGTCTGGTTGAAAGAGTATAAGCAAAGTGCGGCGGCGGAGATTGATAGCGTTGGAAAGCAACTGGCGGCGACGCTGAATCAGTGGTGGCGGGATTATCTGACGCAGGAATACGGCATTGAGAGCTTTCTTGAAATTCAGTTTGAGACTCACTTTTTACGTTTTGTGATGCCGACCATTCGCGGTTCCGAAAAGGGCAGCAAGAAACGTTACGCCGGCTTGGCCGCCAGAGGCGAGGGCGAGCCGGAAATGGTGTTCAAAGGGTTGGAAACGGTGCGCACCGATTGGACGCCTCTGGCGCGCACTTTCCAGAAAGAGCTTTATCGTCGCATCTTTCATAACGAGCCCTACGAGGAATACGTGCGCGACCTGGTCAGTGATATTCGCGCAGGCAAAAAAGACGATCAGCTCTACTACCGTAAACGTCTGCGTCGCCGGCTCGATGAGTATCAACGTAATGTGCCGCCGCATGTGCAGGCGGCGCGTACGGCGGATCGCATTCGCGAAGAACAGGGGCTGGCGCCCCGTTATCAGCGCGGAGGATGGATTGAATACGTGGTGACGGTGAATGGGCCGGAGCCCTTAGAGTACCGACGTTCCGCGCTGGATTATGATCTCTACGTGGAGAGACAGATCGAGCCTATCGCCGACGGCATCCTACGTTTCATGAATGCTTCCTTTCAGGATATCGCCGGCGGACAAATCGGCCTGTTCTGA
- a CDS encoding class I SAM-dependent methyltransferase, whose amino-acid sequence METVSRPVDSRVKLSQRYFNPLTLAVYDLALFGFIDKYAWGCPTERVLRHYRDHLSANHLEVGVGSGYLLDHSTFPGKEPRLALMDLSESCLQKTSRRLTRYHPQCYRRNILQPIEIDAPGFDSIAVNYVMHCVPGHFELKGEAFGHLSQLLNEDGVLFGSTVLSVGVEKDMFTRLCMSSLNKAGVFCNEEDCATALHDVLRRYFNRVEMEIVGCVALFACRDRKTEAE is encoded by the coding sequence ATGGAAACAGTTTCCCGACCTGTAGACAGCAGAGTAAAGCTGTCGCAACGCTACTTTAATCCGCTGACATTGGCGGTCTACGACTTGGCGCTGTTTGGTTTCATTGATAAGTACGCCTGGGGCTGTCCAACTGAGCGAGTATTGCGCCATTATCGCGATCATCTCAGCGCCAACCATCTGGAAGTCGGCGTTGGCTCGGGGTACTTGCTGGATCACTCGACTTTCCCCGGCAAGGAGCCAAGACTGGCGCTGATGGATCTGAGTGAAAGTTGTCTGCAGAAGACGTCACGTCGGCTCACCCGTTATCACCCACAATGCTATCGTCGCAACATACTGCAACCTATCGAGATTGACGCGCCGGGTTTTGATTCCATCGCGGTGAACTATGTCATGCATTGCGTACCGGGACACTTCGAACTTAAAGGCGAGGCGTTCGGCCATTTGAGTCAGTTGTTGAATGAGGATGGCGTTCTGTTTGGCTCCACGGTGCTGAGCGTCGGGGTAGAGAAAGATATGTTCACCCGGCTCTGTATGAGCAGCCTGAACAAAGCTGGCGTTTTCTGCAACGAAGAGGATTGCGCAACGGCGCTTCATGACGTTTTACGACGGTATTTTAATCGCGTCGAAATGGAAATAGTCGGTTGTGTGGCGTTGTTCGCCTGTCGCGACCGCAAAACTGAGGCTGAATAA